From one Formosa sediminum genomic stretch:
- a CDS encoding pyridoxal phosphate-dependent aminotransferase: MNPLSDRITSLPASATLAMAAKARELKTQGIDIIGLSLGEPDFNTPDYIKDAAIQAINDNYNSYSPVDGYVELKEAVITKFKRDNNLTYTPAQIVVSTGAKQSIANVAQALLNPGDEVLLPAPYWVSYSAIATLCEATFKEIPSSIEDDFKITPAQLEAAISPKTKMVFFNSPNNPSGTIYTEAEYRALAEVLEKYPNIYILSDEIYEHINYGTKHFSFAAIPSMYDRTITVNGVAKAFAMTGWRIGYIGAPEWIAKACTKMQGQITSGTNCIAQQATITALNESPKRIQYMVDEFKVRRDLILDLLNDIDGFKTNVPDGAFYVFPNVSDFFGKTLRGKTINNATDFSLYLLEEAHVATVTGEAFGNNNCIRISYAASQEQIIEAIERIKAAVTE; encoded by the coding sequence ATGAATCCACTTTCTGACAGAATTACCAGTCTGCCTGCATCAGCTACATTAGCTATGGCAGCAAAAGCACGCGAATTAAAAACTCAAGGTATTGATATTATTGGTTTGAGTTTAGGAGAACCTGACTTTAACACCCCTGATTACATTAAAGACGCGGCTATACAAGCTATAAACGACAATTACAATTCATACTCACCAGTAGATGGTTACGTAGAGTTAAAAGAAGCGGTTATTACTAAATTTAAACGCGACAACAACTTAACCTACACACCTGCCCAAATTGTAGTATCTACAGGTGCAAAACAATCTATTGCAAATGTTGCACAGGCTTTATTAAATCCTGGAGACGAAGTATTATTACCAGCACCTTACTGGGTAAGTTATTCTGCAATTGCAACTTTATGCGAAGCAACATTTAAAGAAATCCCTTCTTCTATTGAAGACGACTTTAAAATTACACCTGCACAATTAGAGGCTGCAATTTCGCCTAAAACAAAAATGGTATTCTTTAACTCGCCTAACAACCCGAGCGGAACCATTTATACTGAAGCGGAATATCGTGCGTTAGCTGAAGTTTTAGAAAAATATCCAAATATCTATATTCTTTCAGATGAAATTTACGAGCACATTAACTACGGTACAAAACACTTTAGTTTTGCTGCAATACCAAGCATGTACGACCGTACAATTACTGTAAATGGCGTTGCTAAAGCATTCGCCATGACAGGATGGAGAATTGGATATATTGGTGCTCCAGAATGGATTGCTAAAGCATGTACTAAAATGCAAGGACAAATTACATCTGGAACTAACTGTATTGCACAGCAAGCTACAATTACAGCTTTAAATGAATCTCCAAAACGTATTCAATATATGGTAGATGAATTTAAAGTTAGACGTGATTTAATCTTAGATTTATTAAACGATATCGACGGATTTAAAACAAATGTACCTGACGGTGCGTTTTATGTTTTCCCTAATGTTTCTGATTTTTTTGGTAAAACATTAAGAGGTAAAACAATAAATAATGCTACAGATTTCTCGTTATACTTATTAGAAGAGGCTCATGTTGCAACTGTAACAGGTGAAGCATTTGGTAATAACAACTGTATCCGTATTTCTTACGCAGCTTCTCAAGAACAAATCATTGAAGCTATAGAAAGAATTAAAGCAGCAGTAACCGAATAA
- a CDS encoding lactonase family protein — MKTFVSIIGLCLCLLCSCNSKKSNPESQTQGFPFYVGTYTNNESKGIYKYELQPDGTFLELGLQSITENPSFLSFSADKKHLLAANKKDPYQGNVTSFKITPDSLALNNMMFSGGFNPCFVTTNKDNQILVANYGNGTLTHLELKTDGFFNTTIDVKKHTGTGTTSRQEGPHTHAAYFVPNSEDIIAIDLGTNSLWFYTLNKDTNKLQPNPELNLTMADGAGPRHLTFHPNNKWIYVLNELNNTVTKIERQAGGRYKIKESISTLPENHTADSYAADIHISSDGKFLYASNRGFNSIAIYEVDPTDGTLKTIGFEPTKGETPRNFSLSPKEDFIVVAHRNSDNLVSFKRDQDTGLLTYVDEIKAPTPSFVLFE; from the coding sequence ATGAAAACTTTTGTATCTATAATAGGCTTATGCCTATGCCTTTTATGCAGCTGTAATTCAAAAAAATCTAATCCAGAATCACAAACACAAGGCTTTCCTTTTTACGTAGGAACATATACCAATAATGAGAGTAAAGGGATTTACAAATATGAATTGCAACCCGATGGCACATTTTTAGAATTAGGTCTTCAATCCATAACAGAAAACCCATCATTTTTAAGTTTTTCTGCAGACAAAAAACACCTACTGGCAGCAAACAAAAAAGACCCTTACCAAGGTAATGTTACTTCTTTTAAGATAACGCCCGATTCTCTTGCTTTAAATAACATGATGTTTTCTGGTGGTTTTAATCCATGTTTCGTTACTACAAACAAAGACAACCAAATTCTTGTAGCCAATTACGGAAATGGAACACTAACTCACCTAGAATTAAAAACCGATGGCTTTTTTAATACAACTATAGATGTAAAAAAACATACTGGAACAGGCACTACCTCTAGACAAGAAGGGCCGCATACGCATGCTGCTTATTTTGTACCAAACAGTGAAGATATAATTGCCATAGATTTAGGCACAAATAGTTTGTGGTTTTACACTTTAAATAAAGACACAAATAAACTGCAACCAAACCCTGAATTAAATTTAACCATGGCTGATGGAGCTGGACCTAGACATTTAACATTTCACCCCAACAACAAATGGATTTATGTTTTAAACGAATTAAATAATACTGTGACTAAAATTGAAAGACAAGCTGGTGGACGTTATAAAATTAAAGAAAGTATATCAACCTTACCTGAAAATCACACAGCAGATTCCTACGCTGCAGACATACATATCTCTTCAGATGGAAAATTCTTATATGCATCAAATCGGGGTTTTAACAGCATTGCCATTTACGAAGTAGACCCAACCGATGGAACCTTAAAAACCATAGGATTTGAACCTACTAAAGGAGAAACACCACGTAATTTCTCGCTATCACCTAAAGAAGATTTTATTGTTGTTGCTCACAGAAACTCAGACAATTTAGTGTCGTTTAAAAGAGATCAAGACACCGGGCTTCTAACTTATGTAGATGAAATTAAAGCACCAACCCCATCTTTTGTTCTTTTTGAATAA
- a CDS encoding TrkH family potassium uptake protein gives MRLNQKIIFYFLGSLLLFNGGFILLSTLVSLFYNDGDTLRLLISGLIPITIGIIIMYSTRDHKKEINKREGYIIVTFGWLAMTLSGTLPYIITQSIPNFTDAFFETMSGYTTTGSSILHDIEIIPHGVLFWRSLTHWIGGMGIIVLAIAILPLLGIGGMQLFAAEAPGPSADKLHPRITDTAKRLWLIYFGYTLAETLLLWAAGMTFFDAINHALATLSTGGFSTKNASVAYWNHQPIIQYIIILFMYLAGANFVLSYFAFKGKIQKILKDEEFKLYTTFIAVFTAIVAFIIYFRADLGMSSITHPMVWGQAESAFRHALFQVLSIITTTGFVSADYTLWTHFLVVFFFGLMFLGGSAGSTSGGVKVVRHLIMIKNGFMEFKRSLHPNAVLPVRYNNKAVTGDIVFNVLAFFILYMLSFIIGALVFSMLGINFESAVGLSASSLGNVGPALGNYGPVTNYAALPAVGKWWCSFLMLIGRLELFTVLVLLTPFFWRNR, from the coding sequence ATGAGATTAAATCAAAAAATTATTTTTTATTTCTTAGGATCTCTATTATTATTTAATGGTGGATTTATTTTGCTCTCTACATTAGTGAGTTTGTTTTATAATGATGGAGATACATTGAGGTTATTAATTTCTGGGCTTATTCCCATTACAATAGGAATAATTATAATGTACAGTACCAGAGATCATAAAAAAGAAATTAATAAACGAGAAGGCTATATAATAGTTACATTTGGTTGGTTAGCCATGACTTTATCGGGAACTCTACCATATATCATAACACAGAGTATTCCTAATTTTACAGATGCTTTTTTTGAAACCATGTCGGGCTATACTACTACAGGATCTTCTATATTACATGATATAGAAATTATTCCACATGGTGTATTGTTTTGGAGAAGTCTAACGCATTGGATTGGTGGTATGGGTATAATTGTGTTAGCCATTGCTATACTTCCGTTATTAGGTATTGGGGGTATGCAGTTATTTGCTGCAGAGGCTCCAGGACCAAGTGCAGATAAATTACACCCCAGAATTACCGATACTGCAAAACGATTATGGTTAATTTATTTTGGTTATACGCTTGCAGAAACTTTATTATTGTGGGCAGCAGGAATGACTTTTTTTGATGCAATTAATCATGCATTAGCAACCTTGTCTACAGGTGGATTCTCTACTAAAAATGCAAGTGTTGCGTATTGGAATCATCAGCCAATTATACAGTACATTATAATTCTATTTATGTATTTAGCGGGTGCTAATTTTGTGTTGAGTTACTTTGCTTTTAAAGGGAAAATTCAAAAAATATTAAAAGACGAAGAGTTTAAGTTGTATACCACATTTATAGCTGTTTTTACAGCTATAGTAGCTTTTATTATTTATTTTAGAGCAGATTTGGGAATGTCTTCGATTACACATCCAATGGTGTGGGGACAAGCAGAAAGTGCTTTTAGGCATGCGTTATTTCAGGTGCTTTCAATTATTACTACGACAGGGTTTGTGTCGGCAGATTACACATTATGGACACATTTTCTGGTAGTGTTTTTCTTTGGTTTAATGTTTTTAGGAGGGTCTGCAGGAAGTACTTCAGGAGGTGTAAAGGTGGTACGCCACTTAATTATGATTAAAAACGGGTTTATGGAGTTTAAACGTTCACTTCATCCAAATGCTGTTTTACCTGTGCGTTATAATAATAAAGCTGTTACAGGGGATATTGTATTTAATGTTTTAGCGTTCTTTATTCTTTATATGTTGTCTTTTATAATTGGTGCTTTAGTATTTTCAATGCTTGGTATTAATTTTGAATCGGCTGTAGGGCTATCGGCATCAAGTTTAGGTAATGTTGGTCCTGCGTTAGGGAATTATGGACCGGTAACAAATTACGCTGCATTGCCTGCAGTAGGGAAGTGGTGGTGTAGTTTTTTAATGCTTATTGGGCGACTTGAACTCTTTACTGTTCTAGTGTTGTTAACGCCTTTCTTTTGGCGGAATAGGTGA
- the rsmG gene encoding 16S rRNA (guanine(527)-N(7))-methyltransferase RsmG, with product MDLILKYFPDLTDDQISKFQMLEELYQDWNLKINVVSRKDIDELYLRHVLHSLGIAKLISFKDGTKLMDVGTGGGFPGIPLAIMFPECSFHLVDSIAKKLKVVSEVVEGLGLTNVKVTHSRVEEIDDTYDFIVSRAVAAMPTFVHWTKGKIAKTQQNNLKNGIIYLKGGDLTEELQDYKTVSIYNLSTYFEEDFFETKKIVHLPIKFKG from the coding sequence ATGGATCTTATTTTAAAGTACTTCCCAGATTTAACAGATGACCAAATTTCGAAGTTTCAAATGTTAGAGGAGTTATACCAAGATTGGAACTTAAAAATTAATGTGGTGTCTAGGAAAGATATAGACGAGTTATATCTGCGTCATGTCTTACATTCATTGGGAATAGCAAAGTTAATTTCATTTAAAGACGGCACTAAATTAATGGATGTTGGAACTGGTGGCGGTTTTCCAGGTATTCCATTAGCTATTATGTTTCCAGAGTGTTCGTTTCATTTGGTAGATAGTATTGCAAAAAAATTAAAAGTTGTTTCTGAGGTAGTAGAAGGACTTGGGTTAACAAATGTAAAAGTGACACATAGTAGGGTGGAAGAAATTGATGATACATACGATTTTATTGTAAGTCGTGCTGTAGCCGCAATGCCTACTTTTGTACATTGGACTAAAGGTAAGATTGCAAAAACACAACAAAACAATTTAAAAAACGGAATTATTTATCTTAAAGGCGGTGATTTAACAGAAGAACTACAAGATTATAAAACTGTTTCTATTTATAATTTAAGTACCTATTTTGAAGAGGATTTTTTCGAGACTAAAAAAATAGTGCATCTTCCAATAAAATTTAAAGGTTAG
- the apaG gene encoding Co2+/Mg2+ efflux protein ApaG, producing the protein MVQLVTRGIKISVKTTFEGTLYRNYNVEYAFGYQISIENKSKDTVQLYARHWNVLDALSTTQEVSGEGVVGLKPILHPGESHTYKSGCMLSSPFGAMSGYYYMINLNNSKTFKVNIPSFKLSAPFAIN; encoded by the coding sequence ATGGTTCAATTAGTCACAAGAGGAATAAAAATCTCTGTTAAAACAACATTTGAGGGCACTTTATATAGAAACTATAATGTGGAATATGCTTTTGGCTACCAAATTAGTATTGAAAATAAAAGCAAAGACACCGTACAACTATATGCAAGACACTGGAACGTATTAGATGCACTAAGCACTACACAAGAAGTTTCAGGAGAAGGTGTTGTTGGCTTGAAGCCTATATTACATCCGGGTGAATCGCACACATATAAATCTGGCTGTATGCTAAGTTCGCCATTTGGCGCGATGTCTGGATATTACTACATGATAAATTTAAATAATTCTAAAACATTTAAAGTCAATATTCCTAGCTTTAAACTTAGTGCTCCGTTTGCAATAAATTAA
- a CDS encoding type IX secretion system plug protein, whose amino-acid sequence MNIKFNLYLALFFIHSICFAQVQHEVAPPDYIKTITFKGNTDISVLPIIDLGESLQLEFDALNGNEDDFYYSIEYFNYDWTPTTLMRSEYIDGFDKQRITNYDNSFNTYQIYSHYTLAIPNEQVRSLKVSGNYMIKVYDESDQLLFSRKFMVNEGGASVGVSMKLSRDVKFLNEKQTVDIIINSNNIQFNNPLERVKTTIIQNNNLNSAIKNVKPMYTMGQDLIYRYNKETTFWGGNEYYYFENKDIRSANSGINFIDLHDLYNSYLYTNTPQRNKPYTYNPDINGNFVINNIDATDPNIEADYAWIHFSLKLNPLPSEKSIHVYGNFNNYTIEERTKMIYNPEKGIYECPILLKQGFYNYKYVTVENQTGIVNEGEISGNYYQTENDYKVIVYYRDLGGRYDKIVGVGEASSINISN is encoded by the coding sequence ATGAACATTAAATTTAATCTTTATTTGGCCCTATTTTTTATTCACAGTATTTGTTTTGCTCAAGTACAGCATGAAGTAGCGCCACCAGACTATATAAAAACAATAACTTTTAAAGGCAATACAGACATAAGTGTACTTCCAATTATAGATCTTGGCGAGTCGTTACAACTAGAATTTGATGCCCTTAACGGAAATGAAGACGACTTCTATTATTCTATTGAATATTTTAATTACGATTGGACACCTACTACGCTTATGCGATCTGAATATATTGACGGATTTGATAAACAGCGCATAACAAACTACGACAATTCTTTTAACACCTATCAAATATATTCTCACTACACACTTGCAATCCCAAATGAACAAGTGAGAAGTTTAAAAGTATCTGGAAATTACATGATTAAAGTATACGATGAAAGCGATCAACTTCTATTCTCAAGAAAATTTATGGTTAATGAAGGTGGAGCAAGTGTAGGTGTAAGCATGAAGTTATCTAGAGACGTTAAATTTTTAAACGAAAAACAAACAGTAGATATTATTATTAACTCTAATAACATACAATTTAACAATCCGTTAGAAAGAGTTAAAACTACAATCATACAAAATAACAATTTAAACTCTGCGATTAAAAACGTGAAACCCATGTATACTATGGGACAAGATTTAATTTACAGATATAATAAAGAAACTACCTTTTGGGGTGGAAACGAGTATTATTATTTTGAAAACAAAGATATACGATCTGCAAATAGTGGTATTAATTTTATTGATTTGCACGATCTCTACAACTCTTATTTGTATACTAATACGCCTCAAAGAAATAAACCGTATACATACAACCCCGATATTAACGGTAATTTTGTAATTAACAATATAGATGCCACAGACCCTAATATTGAAGCAGATTATGCTTGGATACACTTTTCACTAAAACTAAACCCGTTGCCGTCAGAAAAATCTATTCATGTATACGGAAACTTTAATAACTACACTATTGAAGAACGTACCAAAATGATTTACAACCCTGAAAAAGGAATTTACGAATGCCCTATTTTATTAAAACAAGGGTTCTATAATTACAAATATGTAACTGTAGAAAATCAGACAGGTATCGTAAATGAAGGAGAGATTAGCGGAAATTACTACCAAACAGAAAACGATTATAAGGTTATTGTATACTACAGAGACCTAGGCGGACGTTATGATAAAATAGTTGGTGTAGGAGAAGCTAGCTCTATAAATATTTCTAATTAG
- the trkA gene encoding Trk system potassium transporter TrkA: protein MKIIIAGAGEVGFHLAKLLSYEAQEITLIDVNKESLIYADTHLDIKVIKGDSTSISILKDARVSESDLVIAVTSSETTNITVCVLAKQLGAKKTIARISNTEFINHKDEVGFTKFGIDELISPEALAASEIKLLLDQSAFNDSYEFEDGALTMVGLNLSSRMTFVGKTVKEAAQIFPEIRFVPIAIQRFGTQYTIIPRGDTVFKQGDNVVFITAEGGAEELCKLTGKTHTPVKNVMILGGSKIGFKAARDLSNLSTRVKLIEKDKDRAFDLADELSKVLVINGDGRHVDLLEEENLSEMDAFIAVTGNSETNIMSCLVAKSKGVRKTIALVENMDYFELSQSIGIDTLINKKLLAANNIFRYIRKGDVVAMTKLNNMHAELLEFKVKSRSIICNKLIKDIDFPRSAIIGGIIRDNNGIIALGDFRISQGDRVVVCCLPQSIKQVEKLFL from the coding sequence CGAGGCTCAAGAAATTACATTAATAGATGTAAATAAAGAGAGTTTGATTTATGCAGATACACATTTAGATATTAAAGTTATTAAAGGAGATTCTACTTCAATTTCAATTTTAAAAGATGCTAGAGTGTCTGAAAGTGATCTTGTTATAGCTGTAACTTCTTCAGAAACAACTAACATTACAGTTTGTGTATTGGCTAAACAGCTAGGTGCTAAGAAAACCATTGCAAGAATTTCTAACACAGAGTTTATTAATCATAAAGATGAAGTCGGGTTTACTAAATTTGGAATAGATGAATTGATTTCTCCAGAAGCTTTAGCTGCTTCAGAAATTAAATTGTTATTAGACCAATCTGCTTTTAATGATAGTTACGAATTTGAAGACGGAGCCTTAACTATGGTAGGGTTAAATTTGTCTAGTAGAATGACTTTTGTTGGTAAAACTGTAAAGGAAGCAGCACAAATATTTCCAGAAATACGATTTGTACCCATAGCCATACAACGATTTGGAACCCAATATACAATTATTCCTAGAGGAGATACGGTCTTTAAACAAGGAGATAATGTGGTCTTTATAACGGCAGAAGGTGGTGCAGAAGAACTTTGTAAACTTACAGGGAAAACGCATACTCCAGTTAAAAATGTAATGATCTTAGGCGGAAGTAAAATTGGATTTAAAGCAGCAAGAGATTTAAGCAACTTGTCTACGCGCGTTAAATTGATAGAAAAAGATAAAGATCGTGCTTTCGATTTAGCCGACGAATTATCTAAAGTATTAGTTATTAATGGAGATGGACGCCATGTAGATTTATTAGAAGAAGAAAATCTTAGTGAAATGGATGCGTTTATTGCCGTAACAGGGAATTCTGAAACTAATATTATGTCATGTTTAGTTGCAAAATCTAAAGGTGTGCGAAAAACAATTGCTTTGGTAGAGAATATGGATTATTTTGAACTTTCTCAATCTATAGGAATTGATACTTTGATTAATAAAAAACTTTTAGCAGCCAATAATATTTTTAGATACATTAGAAAAGGCGATGTTGTAGCGATGACAAAGCTGAATAATATGCATGCTGAATTGTTAGAATTTAAAGTAAAATCAAGATCTATTATTTGTAATAAATTAATTAAAGATATAGACTTCCCGCGTTCGGCAATTATAGGAGGTATTATTAGAGATAATAACGGTATTATCGCTTTAGGTGATTTTAGAATTTCTCAGGGCGATCGTGTTGTTGTATGTTGTTTACCTCAATCTATTAAGCAAGTAGAAAAACTCTTCCTATAA
- a CDS encoding fatty acid desaturase family protein: protein MNNQVLSFSRQDPAKFFRTLNKRVNEYFKENNVKRTGNWKLWVKTVIMFTIFLAPYFLILTTNIPQWAQLVLTIVMGIGMAGVGMNVMHDGNHGAFSNKDWVNRLMGSSIYILAGNVYNWQVQHNVLHHTYTNIHGHDEDLEAGRILRFSRHSEWKWHHKFQHYYSVLLYGLLTINWAITTDWKQMRSYMKRKLSYGKLPSKTANYSKLVISKLIYISIWIVLPMLILDLAWWKILLGFFIMHYTAGLILSVVFQLAHVMEDAEMPLPEQDGTMKNTWAIHQLKTTVNFGAKSTIINWYTGGLNHQVEHHIFPHISHIHYSKISKIVKETALEFNLPYNEYKTTRKAIAAHFNYLREMGMKPALQS from the coding sequence ATGAATAATCAAGTATTGTCATTTTCACGTCAAGATCCTGCTAAGTTTTTTAGAACACTTAACAAACGTGTAAATGAATATTTTAAAGAAAATAATGTTAAACGTACTGGAAACTGGAAATTATGGGTTAAAACTGTAATTATGTTTACTATATTTTTAGCACCTTATTTTCTAATCTTAACTACTAATATCCCACAATGGGCACAATTAGTATTAACCATTGTGATGGGAATTGGAATGGCTGGTGTAGGAATGAATGTTATGCACGACGGAAACCATGGTGCATTTTCAAATAAAGATTGGGTAAATCGATTAATGGGAAGTAGTATTTATATTCTTGCTGGAAACGTCTATAATTGGCAAGTACAGCACAATGTATTACACCATACTTATACCAATATACATGGGCATGACGAAGATTTAGAAGCTGGACGTATATTACGTTTCTCTAGACATTCTGAATGGAAATGGCATCATAAATTTCAGCATTATTATTCTGTATTATTATATGGATTATTAACAATTAATTGGGCTATTACTACAGATTGGAAACAAATGAGAAGCTATATGAAACGTAAATTATCTTACGGAAAACTTCCTAGTAAAACAGCCAATTATAGCAAATTAGTCATTTCAAAACTTATTTATATTAGCATCTGGATTGTATTACCAATGCTGATTTTAGATTTAGCTTGGTGGAAAATTTTATTAGGATTTTTCATCATGCATTATACTGCTGGTTTAATATTAAGTGTCGTTTTTCAATTAGCACATGTTATGGAAGATGCAGAAATGCCACTACCAGAACAAGACGGAACAATGAAAAACACTTGGGCCATTCACCAACTTAAAACCACTGTAAATTTTGGAGCAAAAAGCACCATTATTAATTGGTACACTGGAGGCTTAAACCACCAAGTAGAACACCACATTTTCCCGCACATTAGCCACATTCATTATTCTAAGATTTCTAAAATAGTAAAAGAAACAGCCTTAGAATTTAATTTACCTTACAACGAATATAAAACCACCCGTAAAGCAATTGCAGCACATTTTAATTACTTACGTGAAATGGGCATGAAACCAGCTTTACAATCTTAA
- the pruA gene encoding L-glutamate gamma-semialdehyde dehydrogenase, with amino-acid sequence MGKGFFNTPIAINEPVRSYAPGSPEREAVQAAYKALFNSKVDVPLYINGKNVTTGNTRTMSPPHDHKHTVGQYHLAEKSHVEEAIATALEARKSWSQMPWEHRAGIFLKAAELIQGPYRDKINAATMIAQSKTIHQAEIDSACELIDFLRFNVQYMTDIYHEQPESTSDAWNKVEYRPLEGFTYAVTPFNFTAIAGNLPACMALMGNVVVWKPSDSQVFSAKVIMDVFEEAGVPPGVINVVFGDAEMITNVVLSSPDFSGLHFTGSTFVFKELWKKIGNNIHNYKTYPRIVGETGGKDFIVAHKSAKPKQVATAIVRGAFEFQGQKCSAASRAYIAKSIWDEVKAYVIEDVNSFKQGSPENFENFVTAVIHEGSFDKLAKYIDQAKADDDAEIIVGGGYDKSKGYFIEPTVILTTNPQYTTMSTELFGPVITIYVYEDDAYSETLKLVDGTSEYALTGAILSQDRYAIIEATDALQNAAGNFYINDKPTGAVVGMQPFGGARASGTNDKAGSAQNLLRWVSPRMIKETFVTPTDYRYPFLGE; translated from the coding sequence ATGGGAAAAGGATTTTTCAATACACCAATTGCCATTAACGAACCTGTAAGAAGTTATGCCCCTGGATCTCCAGAACGCGAAGCTGTACAAGCTGCATACAAAGCGCTTTTTAATAGTAAAGTTGATGTACCCTTATATATTAACGGAAAAAACGTAACTACTGGGAATACCAGAACAATGTCTCCACCACACGACCACAAACACACTGTTGGTCAATATCATTTAGCAGAAAAATCTCACGTAGAAGAAGCAATTGCTACAGCTTTAGAAGCTAGAAAATCTTGGTCTCAAATGCCTTGGGAACACCGTGCTGGAATTTTCTTAAAAGCAGCAGAACTTATACAAGGGCCATACCGAGATAAAATAAATGCTGCGACTATGATTGCACAATCAAAAACTATACATCAAGCAGAAATTGACTCGGCTTGTGAATTGATAGATTTCTTACGTTTTAACGTGCAATACATGACAGATATTTATCATGAACAACCAGAAAGTACAAGTGATGCTTGGAACAAAGTTGAATACAGACCTCTAGAAGGTTTCACATATGCCGTAACACCTTTTAATTTTACAGCTATTGCAGGTAACTTACCTGCATGCATGGCTTTAATGGGTAATGTTGTAGTTTGGAAACCAAGTGATAGCCAAGTGTTTTCAGCAAAAGTAATAATGGATGTTTTTGAAGAAGCTGGAGTTCCGCCTGGAGTGATTAATGTGGTTTTTGGAGATGCCGAAATGATAACCAATGTGGTATTATCTAGTCCAGATTTCTCTGGATTACACTTTACAGGCTCTACATTTGTCTTTAAAGAACTTTGGAAAAAAATAGGAAACAACATTCACAACTACAAAACTTATCCTAGAATTGTAGGAGAAACTGGAGGTAAAGATTTTATTGTTGCTCATAAATCTGCTAAACCTAAACAAGTAGCGACAGCTATTGTAAGAGGTGCCTTTGAATTTCAAGGACAAAAATGTAGTGCTGCATCTCGTGCATATATTGCAAAAAGCATTTGGGACGAAGTTAAAGCTTATGTTATTGAAGATGTAAATTCATTTAAACAAGGCTCTCCAGAAAACTTTGAAAACTTTGTAACTGCGGTTATACACGAAGGTTCTTTTGATAAATTAGCAAAATACATTGATCAAGCTAAAGCAGATGATGATGCAGAAATTATAGTTGGTGGTGGCTACGATAAAAGTAAAGGCTATTTTATAGAGCCTACTGTAATTTTAACGACTAACCCTCAGTACACAACAATGAGTACAGAGTTATTTGGTCCTGTAATTACAATTTATGTTTATGAAGACGATGCATATAGCGAAACTTTAAAATTAGTTGATGGAACTAGTGAGTACGCTTTAACAGGAGCAATTTTATCTCAAGATCGCTATGCAATTATTGAAGCTACAGATGCTTTACAAAATGCTGCTGGTAATTTTTATATTAATGACAAACCTACAGGTGCAGTTGTGGGTATGCAGCCGTTTGGAGGTGCTAGAGCTTCTGGCACAAATGATAAAGCAGGAAGTGCTCAAAATTTATTACGTTGGGTATCCCCTAGAATGATAAAAGAAACATTTGTAACACCAACAGATTATCGTTACCCTTTTCTAGGAGAATAA